The sequence below is a genomic window from Thalassomonas haliotis.
CCCGGGAAATATGGCTAAATGCCGCTTGTTGCTTTTTGCTTTCTGCACTGGTTAATTTATTGACACCATTGCCCTGGGAGCCTATCCATAAGTTGCCTTGCTTATCCTCCATCATGGTCCAGTTTTCATTACTGCTGATAGAGTCAGGGTTTGACGGGTCATGCTGATAATGGATAAAGTGGCCGCTTTTAGGGTTAAGCTTGGCAATGCCGCCGCCAAACAAGCTTACCCAGATGGTGCCGCTTCTACTGCTCAGTACATAAACAACCTTGTTATTGGCAAGACTGTTGGCATCCCCTTCGCGGTGACGAAAAACAGTAAAATCATCGCTGGCTTTATTATATCGAAATAAGCCGCCGCCATAGCTGGCTACCCATAAATCCCCTTCATTATCCACAGATAACCGGGTGATGCCGCCTTTTTTCAGCCAGTTATCCCTGCTATCATCCGGCGGATAATGCTTCAGCTCCCCTGTGGTTAAATCCATCCTCATTAACCCCGAGGCAAAGGTGCCTATCCATAAGTGATTATTTTCCGCCGTCAGGGCGGTTATTCTTTCATCCACCAAGCCATTTTCTTTGCCATAATGCTGAAATTTTCCGCTTTGCTGTGAGAATTTTTCCAGTCCGGCATAAGTACCGACCCAAATGGTATCGTCATCGGACTGGGTAAAGGTTAATACGGTATTGGAGCGCAGGCCCTCATGGTTAGTGCTTGACTGGCGAAACAGTTCAAACGACGTGGTCTGGTAATTCCATAAATTAATCCCGGCATGGGTGCCGACCCAGAGCACTTTGCCTTCATCCTGAAACAGGCTGATCACCCGGTCATCGGTCAGGCTGTTGGAGTTTGAGGCTTCCTTGTGGTAGCCGAGAAATGTATCGCTCTCACTGCGATATTCAAATAAACCATTATCCGTGGCAAGCCATAATACCCCGCGATGATCTTGCATGATATCGCGGATCAAATTGCTGGTCAGGCCGTGCCCTGAGTCAATATGGTAGCGCTTGACAAATCCGGTTCTGGGATTATAACGGTTAAGCCCCTGATCGTAAGTGCCGATCCATAACATGCCATCCATGGATTCAAACAAGGCACGGATCCTGTCACTGCTGATAGAGTTTTCATCCTGGGGATCATGGCGAAAATGACGCACCGTTTTCCTGCCGATATCCATCTGATTCAAACCACCGCCGTCCGTACCTATCCACAAGGTACCGTGCTGCTCCTGGAGCACGGCGCGGATCTTGTTGCTGCTTAACGACATAGGGTTGTTATCATCGGCCACAAAACGCTCGAATATCCCGGTCTCCATGTTATAGCGGTTCAATCCAGAATCGGTTCCCAACCATAAATCGGCGGCACTATCCTCGAAAATTGTGCGTACGATATTACCGGAAATACTGTTTTCGTCCCCCGGATCATGTTTAAAATGTTCAAAACTGCGGCCATCTTGATTAAGCAAGTTTAAACCGCCGCCATCGGTACCCACCCATAGCCGGCCGTCGGAACTTTCCAGCATAGACCAGATCCAGTCTTTGCTCAGACTCTGCTCTTTTTTCGGATCATGCAAATAAGTCACAAATTCATTACCGTCATAACGGTTGAGGCCTTCCGAGGTGGCAAACCAGACAAAACCATAATTATCCTGCAATACCTGGTAAACGGAATCTTGTGATAAACCGTCATTGACGGTTAAATGCCTGAATCTCACGTTTTGGGCAATTTCCGATCCCCAGGCGGGAAACAGCAAAAACAACAGCGCCAAGCCCAGGCATACGCGGCAGGCTGCTGGTAACAACTTACTTAAATTCGATAACGCAGGTTTTGTTAAATTAGTCATGATCATAACGAGTGTTCACATCCTTAATACTTTGACTTCAGCCTGGTATACCAACAAATAACTGATTATTACCGCCCTTGCGCCAGCATGACCCAGCTGTCAACTGGCCAATATCTTGCGCAAGGTCGGGGCGGAAACCCCGACAAAGGTTGCAATATCTTGCCGGTTCATGCCCCCCTGCTCCGCCAGCCGGCTCAAGATTTGCCTTAACTGTTGCAGCCGGTTGATACCGGGTGTGGGAGGAAGTTCTAGCCAATCGGTTAATGCCTCAACCAGGAGAAACTCCTGAACCTGCAAAACCGGCGGCAAGGCACTTTGGGATAAGGCCTCGATACGGCGGCGTAAAGTGGCTTCCGGCAACCCCAGGATACGGGCCGATTTACTGATATTGCCCTTACCCTGCACTTTTGCTAAACGGATCACTTCCGCCTCAAGCCATTTACCGCATTCAAAAATAGCATCGCTGTCTTTTAAAATATTGATACAGGTGGTCAATGCCTGCACCATTTTATCCTGCGCTCGTTCGCCAGCTCCGGCTTTATGCCCTTGTGTTTCAGCGCCAGTAAAGTCAGCTATATCACTGACTGCTGACTGCCCAACTCCCCCTTCAGGGTTGTCATTAAAGGAGCATTGCCAGCGGTGACTCGGCTCCCGCAGCGTCAGGTGGGTGGCATCAATATAGGGGCTGTTGCAAATGATCACCGCCCGCATCAACTGGTTTCTAAGCTCACGGACATTGCCCGGCCAGTCATGCTGGCGCATCGCCCGGCTCGCGGTTTCAGTAAAGCCTTTAATTTCTTTGTTATAATGCTGGTTAAACTGGCGCAGGTAGTGCTCGGCTATCGGCATTATATCCATTGCCCTTTGCCGTAAGTTAGGACTGTGCAAGGAAAAAACATTGAGACGGTAGAACAAGTCCTTGCGAAAACGCCCTTTTTCAACTTCGGTAGCTAAATCCCGGTTGGTGGCGACAATCAGACGAACATCGACCGTTTCAACCTGGTTGCTGCCAACCGGAGAAAAGGTGCCTTCCTGAGCAAAGCGTAACAAATGAATTTGCAGCTCCAGCGGCAACTCACCAATTTCATCCAAGAACAGGGTGCCGGTATCTGCTTCTTTAAATTTTCCTAAATGGGACTCATTAGCATTGGTAAATGAGCCCTTTTTATGGCCAAAGAGTTCGCTGGCAATCAAACTTGGTACTATTGCGCCGCAATCCACCACCACATAAGGTTTATTTTTGCGCAAACTAACTTTGTGTATCATACGCGCCAGCAACTCTTTGCCGGTACCCGACTCGCCGGAAATCATTACCGGCGCATCGGTGGGCGCCAATGTCCTGACCTCCTGCATTAAACTTTCCATGATTTTTGATTCAAACACTAACTCGCTGTCATGGACATTTTCCTCAAATCCCTGCAACTCTTTTTGGATACGCAATTGCTCTTTCGAGGCTAAAATTACCCGGTCGACGGCAACCCCTAAATAACCCGACAAGGTCTCCAGCGCCGAGATCTGTTTCTTGTCCAAGAGATGGCCGCTCTTGCGGTATAACAACAGCAACCCCAGTCCCCTGTGCTCAACGCTAAGCGGCAAGCCGTAACAGCAGTAATTATCCGGATTGTCATTATCTACGGAGAAAATTTTCGTTTCACCGCTAAAGGCCAGCTCATTGATTTGCGGGGTAAGCTTAAAATTAAACTTTTCAGGGTCAAGAGGATATAATTCGGTATTAATATCCTTAACGATCAGCTCTACCGGTTCATTATCAAGCTTTAACCAGAAAGCGCCGGCGACAAGCTGCAGAGACTGCATTAAATTGCTTACTATGCCCTCGGATAAAGAGTGGATATCGGTGCAATGTACAACGGTATTGACCGAATTCCACAGCAACATCAACCCCTTAATATCATTATTTATATCGGGGGAAAATTTACCGCTCAGGCGGTCAATATCGGCGAGAAAATGATGTTGTTTATCTTCCTCCCAGCAACGGATACAATCGCCTCCGGCTTCATGGGCGGTATTTAATGCCCAGGTCGCATGTCTGAACAGGGTAATGGGTAAGTTGATGCCGCTGGCATTGTCATCCTGCTCTAATTCGGCAATACCTATGCTAAAGGTCAGTGATACTTTATCGCTATAATACCTGTGATTGTTCAGTCGCTTATGAATACGCCTGGCCACCACCATACCCCCCTGCAGGCAGGTATTGGGTAAAGTCGTGCTAAATACGGCGCCGCCGTAGCGGGTAGCCAAGTCGATGACCCGGATTTCTTTGTTGATCACCTCGCTGATTTCACTGATGATGACATCACCAACCTGCTCTCCCCATTTCTCGTTGACCCAGTCAAAATTATCCGGGTTGATCAACAATAAACAGGCCTGACTTTTCTCTTTGCCCTGACGGTCAGATACCCGGTTTTTATACTCAGGCATTTTAAAGTCTGACAAATCCGCCAGGCATCTGAGCATAATAGACGCCCCGGTACACTCCTGCTGTTCATTGAGGATAGGACCGACAATGCCGTCTACCAGGGAAATACCATTTTTAACTTCAATTTCAACCGGTAAGATCCGGCTGACCGACTGGGTCCTGACGGTATTTTCAATTAAACGGGTCAGGCGCAACTTGGACTCTGGGGTAGTGCAGACCAGCGCGGTGTGCCAGGGTTTGAGAATGACATTGGCACTTTCAAAAGTCAGCAACTGGCAAGCTTTGGAGTTGATGCCGTCGATAAAACCGTTGATATCGGTTAATAAGATACAATCGCCGATACAGCTCAGCGCTGTTTTTAGAATATATTGATTGTTAAGAAGTTTTTGCTGCCTGGAAAATTCATCCACCGCCAGGTCGATGGCAATTTCCAGCTCCCGGCGGTTAATGGGTTTAAGAATATAACCCTGGGGATTGATTTCCTTGACTCTTCTTAAGGTTTCTTTATCGGAATACGCGGAAATAAAGATCACCGCCACCGACATGATTTTATTAAGCTCACGCAGAATTTCAATACCGTCGCAGCCGTCGCGCAGCCGAATATCAGACAGAACAATATCCGGTTTGACCACAGGAATTTCCTGCAGTGCTTTCTGGCTATCATGAGCAACACCAAGTACCTGAAAACCCAGAGTCTCAAGGTTGACCTTTAAATCATGTGCAACTATTGCTTCATCTTCAATGATATAAATTCTATGTGTCATAGTCCGTTATTTAACGATAATTATTACGTGATTAAAGATTGATTCGCATGAAAAAGTTTATTATTAGTCTGCTAACAAGAGTGTAGTGCAGATGTCGGGATTTTGCGTTTTCCTCTCGCCAATAAATTTTATTTCCCCCCTTACCCGCTATTTCCGACACCTGCGAAATCACTAAAAAATAACCGCCAGACAAAACAGCCGCTAAAGTAAAAAAGGAGCAAAGACCTTTAGGTTCTATTGCTCCTCAAACTCACTCTGCTTTGAGCCGGCCTCGATGGTAATAACCGCTTCAGCGGAGCCTTAAGTTATATAAGGCATGTCTTATTCACATCTGCTTTCCTCCTTTATTCCTGAGGCACCCAAACATTCGCTTCAATTTTATCCGCCATAGTGGAACGACTGTCCGCCCACAAATAGCCGTCCGCCCACAAATAGCCGTCTGTCCATAAATAGCCGTCTGCCCACAAATAACCATCTGCCCAAATATAACCGTCTGCCCACAAATAGCCGTCCACCCATAAATAACCGTCTTGCCAGAGATAACCGCTGCCTTCGAGGCCCTTGATATAATATTGACCATTCTTATCCTGATTGGCCCGGCCGCCAAAATGAGTGGTGCCGGCCAGATCGGCATCAACATCCAGTCCCTGATTGGCACAGCCGGTAGCTGAAGAATAAACCGCCTGGTAAGCATCAATTAATCCGCTGCCCTGCTGGAAAATACTGACCGCCAGTTGCCCCTGAGCATTAAGTGCCGGCTGACCGGCACTGAGTAAACGGCATTTCAATTCATCGGGAGATAGGTTGACATCCTGCTCAAGCACCAAAGCGGCAATACCTGAGACTATCGCCGTTGCCTGGGAAGTACCTGACATCATAAACCAGCCGATGCCGTCAAAAAATTCCGGATGCTCCAGCGCCAGCCTGGCATCATAAGGCATAAAGCCGAGAATATGGCCACCGGGCGCCACCAGTTCAGGTTTAACAAAACCTTCATAAGTCGGGCCCGCGGCAGAGAAACGAGCCAGAAAATCATCGCTGTTATTAGTCACGGAATAATTATCCGAGACGGCCCCCACCGTCATCACATAAGGTACATTGCCCGGTACGCCTATGGTCATGGCATCCGGCCCGGTATTGCCGGCAGATGCAACAACAAAAATTCCCGCCTGCCAGGCCTTCATCACCGCCTGGTTTAGTAAATCATCCCAGTAATGGGATTGCACCGACGTACTTAACGACAAATTTAAAATGCGGATGTTATATTTTTCTTTATTATTAATGACAAAGTCGATGCCGCGAATAACATCGGCATAACTGCCCTGGCCATTAGCATCCAGGGCCTTTACCGCCACCAGGTTGGCATTGGGGGCGATACCGTTATAGCTATCGCCGTATTTCCCGGTTATGCTGTCCACCTTAGGCAGGGAGCGGACAATAATCGAACTGATATGGCTGCCGTGACCATTACCGTCTTCCAGATAACCGTGGCGCTCGCCGTCAAACTGATCAAATACCTGGGTATCAACCAGGCTATCGTCGATGGCATTATAAAAAGCCTTGATTCGGTTACCGCCATTCACCTTATATTGCATCGACCAGTCAAAATCCCCCCGCAAGCCACTGTCAACGACAGCAACAGTTATACCGTCACCTGTGATCCCCTGCCCATGCAGCATATCCGCCTTGACCATTGCGGGATAAAAACTGTCCCGGTAGGCATCATGGGTACTTTGGATCAAGCTGCCCTCGCCTTCGACAAAGGCTTTTGTCGAATCATCAAGCGCAAAGGTTAATTTAATCTGATATAAAGCGGCATCGCTGGCGGGTTCGTGGGTAAATACCAGCCCATATTCGGTGATCTTGTTTTTAGCCAGCTCACTATCACTTCCAAGCATTTCGGGGGTTAAGGTCAGGTACATATAAAGACCGTCACTGCTGGCACGTAAACTGGCAGTATCAACAGCAACATTGTTATTGACGGTAAGCCCGGCCAGGGGACCGTTAATAACCGGCCAGGCCAGCTCTATCGAACTTAAGGCAAAGCGGGTATTTGCCCGGTTAACCAGTTTCCAGCGGCTATGGTTGGCATCAAATGTTAAGAAGGGCTCGGCGTCAATATAATTCGATACCATGCCATTGAGGGTAGGAAGTGCCTTTCCACCGCCTTTTCCCAGACCCTTGCCGTTTTTATTTTTGGCAATGGTTAAACTCTTAATGTTTTTTTGAATACGAAGGATCCCCGGTATTTGCTTTAACTTATTATAACTCGCCTTATCCAGCATCACCGCCAGGGTATTGATGGCCCTAAGCTGATGACTGATCTCCAGTTCAAGACGCTCGGCAATAGTCATCAGGGCTTCCATACTTTGCCCCTGGACCAGGTAAGAAAGGCGAGTACCGGCCGGCAGGGCCTGGGGAAAAGCTTGCAACTGAGTAGAAGATATTCGCTGCTGTTGAATAAGTATTGCCGGCAACTTTGGCTGCTCTGCCTTTAGGCCATGTCCGGTACTGCTGATGTCAAACAGTAACAGGCCAAAAGCCAGAAAAGTAATTCCACCGATAATAGCAGCCAGTTTATGCCTAAAAATCCGCCCCGGCACAATAAACCTGCTAGATTTAACCAAAGAAAAATTCATACATCCTGCCTCCATTGAATTTTCATCGAGAGAAGACAAACACTTTTTATGCCAATGACAACAAGAAAAGCCGCCTGAAAAATAAGCTATTGAACTAAAACAATTAATACAGCTTTTTTCTGCTAATCCGATCCGTTCATCAAGCCATAAATACAAAGGCAAACAATGCAAGAAAGATGTGACGAAAAATGTGGCGAAAGATATGGCGAAAATAAAAACAATTAAACCACAGAGCGAAAAAAATGAATGCCCTGTGCCAGCAATAGTGTGCTGTAAAAAATACCCCAGGCAAATCACCAGGCATTATTCATTGCCAATCAGGCAAACGATAAAGTTATTCCTGAGCCACAAAAGTTCCCCATAGCCCTTCGATACCTCCATTGCAGACAGAGCCTTCTGTTTCACCAGAGACTTTCATACCAGATACTGCCTTCATTCCATAAACTGCCATCGGGGCGGACAGATTCAATAACATAAACGCCAAAGCTAACGCTAAAGGTTATAAAATTTGTGCTGAATAAATACTACAGTCATACATATTCAGTAAGAAAAGATAAGGTATGTACCTTGGCTGTTTTATTCAGTCAGCCCTTACGTCATAATCCGGGAAAAACGACTATCAAAAGAGGAGAAGTACGGCACATGTTTAAACCCGAAATCCGCAATAAGTCCGAGAATTAACTCCGTTAACATCTACCGCACTTGAATGCTTTAGTTTACTCCTTTAAATTCAGAGCTACTTAGTCACATAAAACGTAACAAACTAAAACTTACTCTTGGCCAACCCAGACATTGGGTTGTATATTGCCATTGGCCTGGACATAACCGTCAGCCCACAGATAGCCGTCGGCCCATAAGTAACCATCTGCCCACAAGTCACCGTCAACCCACAGGTAACCGTCAACCCACAGGTAACCGTCAACCCATAAATAGCCGTCAGCCCATAGATAACCATCCGCCCATAAATAACCGCTGCCTTCGATACCATCAATATAATAATTACCATCAGCATCTTGATTCGCCCGGCCGCCAAAATGACTGGTACCGGCAAGGTCAGCGTCAATATCCAGCCCCTGGTTGGCACAAGCACTGGCCGAAGAGTAAACTGCCTCATAGGCATCAATTAATCCGCTGCCTTGCTGGAAAACACTCACCGCCAGCTCCCCCTGGTCATTTAACGCCGGCTTACCGGCACTGAGTAAACGGCATTTCACCTCATCCGGGGTTAAATTGGGATCTTGCTCCAACACCAGGGCAGCAATACCAGAGACAACCGCCGCCGCCTGTGAAGTGCCCGACATCATAAACCAGCCCTGACCATCAGCAAAACCGGGATAATTGCCCGGTATATAAGCGCCCGGATACATATACCCGAGTATATGACCACCGGGGGCAACCAGCTCAGGTTTAACAAAACCTTCATAAGTAGGGCCGGCCGCAGAAAAAGTGGCAAGAAAGTCATCACTGCTATTGGTAACAGAATAGTTGTCTGACACTGCCCCAACGGTAACCACATAAGGTACATTGCCCGGTACGCCTATGGTCATGGCATCCGGCCCGCTATT
It includes:
- a CDS encoding ligand-binding sensor domain-containing protein, translating into MIMTNLTKPALSNLSKLLPAACRVCLGLALLFLLFPAWGSEIAQNVRFRHLTVNDGLSQDSVYQVLQDNYGFVWFATSEGLNRYDGNEFVTYLHDPKKEQSLSKDWIWSMLESSDGRLWVGTDGGGLNLLNQDGRSFEHFKHDPGDENSISGNIVRTIFEDSAADLWLGTDSGLNRYNMETGIFERFVADDNNPMSLSSNKIRAVLQEQHGTLWIGTDGGGLNQMDIGRKTVRHFRHDPQDENSISSDRIRALFESMDGMLWIGTYDQGLNRYNPRTGFVKRYHIDSGHGLTSNLIRDIMQDHRGVLWLATDNGLFEYRSESDTFLGYHKEASNSNSLTDDRVISLFQDEGKVLWVGTHAGINLWNYQTTSFELFRQSSTNHEGLRSNTVLTFTQSDDDTIWVGTYAGLEKFSQQSGKFQHYGKENGLVDERITALTAENNHLWIGTFASGLMRMDLTTGELKHYPPDDSRDNWLKKGGITRLSVDNEGDLWVASYGGGLFRYNKASDDFTVFRHREGDANSLANNKVVYVLSSRSGTIWVSLFGGGIAKLNPKSGHFIHYQHDPSNPDSISSNENWTMMEDKQGNLWIGSQGNGVNKLTSAESKKQQAAFSHISRVDGLKSNAIYGILEDSKGDIWFSSNRGITKFSPQSNVLQHYGPHHGLQSFEFNSGAHFKARSGKMFFGGSNGFNAFYPTEILRNQHPPKVALTKIIKINSTMQGEVATHLLESLTLNAHEYSVSFEFAALDFAVVEDNRYRYKLDGYDNDWINPDKVHRATYTNLPSGQYSFKVEAANNDGVWNQDAMQLKVTVLPPWYRTKIAYLGYFILFMLFLSLLYLVHLHRLKKEAINSRELKLKVEEKTQELRQRSSQLEERNEELKSANKQLAEVCITDIGTGLHNRRFVVDYMSKISKNLERRLEKMTLTETIAKNRPIFFVVFEIDDFFQINEAHGYGTGDAVMLSVSRQVSKKCRQGDVLARWGEGSFLVAGETDDIEAILLLAKRLISTIESHNIVLKAESISVTASAGISYFPFSITQPSLFTWEQVVSIAESAIKLAREKGDGTWSCIRAGQLGLSRGDYRKILSEPKNMAEKEVISLLYDVQAADDLLITDTRSSK
- a CDS encoding sigma 54-interacting transcriptional regulator, which codes for MTHRIYIIEDEAIVAHDLKVNLETLGFQVLGVAHDSQKALQEIPVVKPDIVLSDIRLRDGCDGIEILRELNKIMSVAVIFISAYSDKETLRRVKEINPQGYILKPINRRELEIAIDLAVDEFSRQQKLLNNQYILKTALSCIGDCILLTDINGFIDGINSKACQLLTFESANVILKPWHTALVCTTPESKLRLTRLIENTVRTQSVSRILPVEIEVKNGISLVDGIVGPILNEQQECTGASIMLRCLADLSDFKMPEYKNRVSDRQGKEKSQACLLLINPDNFDWVNEKWGEQVGDVIISEISEVINKEIRVIDLATRYGGAVFSTTLPNTCLQGGMVVARRIHKRLNNHRYYSDKVSLTFSIGIAELEQDDNASGINLPITLFRHATWALNTAHEAGGDCIRCWEEDKQHHFLADIDRLSGKFSPDINNDIKGLMLLWNSVNTVVHCTDIHSLSEGIVSNLMQSLQLVAGAFWLKLDNEPVELIVKDINTELYPLDPEKFNFKLTPQINELAFSGETKIFSVDNDNPDNYCCYGLPLSVEHRGLGLLLLYRKSGHLLDKKQISALETLSGYLGVAVDRVILASKEQLRIQKELQGFEENVHDSELVFESKIMESLMQEVRTLAPTDAPVMISGESGTGKELLARMIHKVSLRKNKPYVVVDCGAIVPSLIASELFGHKKGSFTNANESHLGKFKEADTGTLFLDEIGELPLELQIHLLRFAQEGTFSPVGSNQVETVDVRLIVATNRDLATEVEKGRFRKDLFYRLNVFSLHSPNLRQRAMDIMPIAEHYLRQFNQHYNKEIKGFTETASRAMRQHDWPGNVRELRNQLMRAVIICNSPYIDATHLTLREPSHRWQCSFNDNPEGGVGQSAVSDIADFTGAETQGHKAGAGERAQDKMVQALTTCINILKDSDAIFECGKWLEAEVIRLAKVQGKGNISKSARILGLPEATLRRRIEALSQSALPPVLQVQEFLLVEALTDWLELPPTPGINRLQQLRQILSRLAEQGGMNRQDIATFVGVSAPTLRKILAS
- a CDS encoding S8 family peptidase, producing the protein MNFSLVKSSRFIVPGRIFRHKLAAIIGGITFLAFGLLLFDISSTGHGLKAEQPKLPAILIQQQRISSTQLQAFPQALPAGTRLSYLVQGQSMEALMTIAERLELEISHQLRAINTLAVMLDKASYNKLKQIPGILRIQKNIKSLTIAKNKNGKGLGKGGGKALPTLNGMVSNYIDAEPFLTFDANHSRWKLVNRANTRFALSSIELAWPVINGPLAGLTVNNNVAVDTASLRASSDGLYMYLTLTPEMLGSDSELAKNKITEYGLVFTHEPASDAALYQIKLTFALDDSTKAFVEGEGSLIQSTHDAYRDSFYPAMVKADMLHGQGITGDGITVAVVDSGLRGDFDWSMQYKVNGGNRIKAFYNAIDDSLVDTQVFDQFDGERHGYLEDGNGHGSHISSIIVRSLPKVDSITGKYGDSYNGIAPNANLVAVKALDANGQGSYADVIRGIDFVINNKEKYNIRILNLSLSTSVQSHYWDDLLNQAVMKAWQAGIFVVASAGNTGPDAMTIGVPGNVPYVMTVGAVSDNYSVTNNSDDFLARFSAAGPTYEGFVKPELVAPGGHILGFMPYDARLALEHPEFFDGIGWFMMSGTSQATAIVSGIAALVLEQDVNLSPDELKCRLLSAGQPALNAQGQLAVSIFQQGSGLIDAYQAVYSSATGCANQGLDVDADLAGTTHFGGRANQDKNGQYYIKGLEGSGYLWQDGYLWVDGYLWADGYIWADGYLWADGYLWTDGYLWADGYLWADSRSTMADKIEANVWVPQE